A genome region from Maylandia zebra isolate NMK-2024a linkage group LG6, Mzebra_GT3a, whole genome shotgun sequence includes the following:
- the LOC143418950 gene encoding leukocyte elastase inhibitor-like, with the protein MMQQKSKFPFATIPEANCKILEMPYKGNDLSMLIFLPNDIEDDTTGLEKLEKELTYQNFVDWTRPDMMSPNEVDVKLPRFKMEEKYDLEKILTNMGMENAFDIYKRDFSGMSPANDLIVSKVVHKALVDVNEEGA; encoded by the exons ATGATGCAGCAGAAAAGTAAATTTCCTTTTGCGACCATTCCTGAGGCCAACTGCAAG ATTCTTGAGATGCCGTATAAAGGAAATGACCTCAGCATGCTCATATTCCTGCCTAATGACATAGAAGATGATACCACAGGCTTGGAAAAG CTGGAGAAGGAGCTGACCTATCAGAACTTTGTGGACTGGACTCGCCCAGACATGATGAGCCCCAACGAGGTTGATGTCAAGCTCCCTCGATTTAAGATGGAGGAGAAGTATGACTTGGAGAAAATCCTGACCAACATGGGAATGGAGAACGCTTTTGACATCTACAAGAGAGACTTCTCTG GAATGTCTCCAGCAAATGACCTGATAGTGTCCAAAGTTGTCCACAAGGCTTTGGTGGATGTAAATGAAGAAGGAGCttag